In the Myxococcota bacterium genome, TGTTCCCGGTGGCGCCCCTGGGCGCCGGCATCGCCGCTGGTCGGATGACAGTCGAAGGCGAGCGGGCGTCCGATGCCCGCGTCCTCGGGAATCTCCTGCTGGTTGAAGAGCGCGAGCGACTCGAGCGAGAGCGCGTCGATGCCCGCGCGTCCGGACGCCGACGCCGCCTCGAGCACGGTGCCCGTCACCCGCACCAGCTCACCGACTCCCTCGAGCGCCTGGAGGACGGGAAGCCAGACCAGCGCGGCGTCGGCTGGCGCCGCGAGCAACGGCGCACGCTCGATCGCGCGACCGCTCGCCGCCCAGGCCAGCGGCACCTCGGCGTGTTCCGCGAACGCACCCGAGGCGTCGACGCAGGGCACTTCGGCGCGCAGCGCCGCCCTCACGATCTCGCCGCTCTCGGCGGCCGGCGCGCAGTTGATCACGAGATCGAGCCCGTGCAGCGCGGGCAGCTCGGTATCGACCGAGACGATCTCGTCCTGGAACTCGATGTCTTCGCCGAGCGACGCCTCGCCCGCCACCGTGATCAGCTGCCCGATCCGCAGCTGGGAGGCGTCGAGCACGCCGAGCACCTCGGTGCCGAGCGCTCCGGTCGCGCCGGTCACCGCGACGCGCAGTCCTCGCGTGGCCACTAGGCGCCGCCGAGTCGGGCCAACACGAGGTCGCCCATCGCCGTACACGACACCGGCGTTGCGCCGCTGTCGCCCACCAGATCGCCGGTGCGGTGGCCTTCGTCGAGCACCTGAGCCACGGCGCGGCGGATCTCCGCCGCCGCATCCGGCGCGTCCAGGGAGTGCTCGAGCAGCATCGCCGCGGACAAGATGGCGGCGAGCGGGTTCGCCTTGTCCTCGCCCGCGATGTCGGGGGCCGACCCATGCACCGGCTCGTAGAGACCGAGTCCGCCTTCACCGAGGCTGGCGGAGGGCAGCATGCCGAGCGAGCCGGTGATCATCGCTGCCTCGTCCGAGAGGATGTCGCCGAAGAGGTTCCCGGTGACGACGACGTCGTACTGGGCGGGCTCGCGCAGCAGCAGCATCGCCATCGAGTCCACCAGCTGGTGGTTCAGAGTGACGTCCGGGTAGTCCTTGGCCACTTCCTCGACGACCTGCATCCAGAGCTGGGACACCTCGAGCACGTTCGCTTTGTGCACGTGGGTGACTTCGCGGCGGCGGCGTTGGGCCGACTCGAAGGCCACGCGCGCGATGCGCGCGATCTCGATCTCGTCGTAGACCATCGTATTCCGCGCTTCGCGGTGCCCGTCGACGATCGCCTGCCCG is a window encoding:
- a CDS encoding Asd/ArgC dimerization domain-containing protein produces the protein MATRGLRVAVTGATGALGTEVLGVLDASQLRIGQLITVAGEASLGEDIEFQDEIVSVDTELPALHGLDLVINCAPAAESGEIVRAALRAEVPCVDASGAFAEHAEVPLAWAASGRAIERAPLLAAPADAALVWLPVLQALEGVGELVRVTGTVLEAASASGRAGIDALSLESLALFNQQEIPEDAGIGRPLAFDCHPTSGDAGAQGRHREQLLSDVIGRELTPAPKVSARWIQVPTFLGQASSLCVEFASAPDAAAAREQLAKASGLELWEGGGEGPNLRAVSGREVVVVSAPDADAATPNALRLWAMADLLRLAAYNAIALAAGLLEAEAPARPH
- the leuB gene encoding 3-isopropylmalate dehydrogenase, which codes for MDRILILPGDGIGPEVTREARRVLEAAADGAGRQLSFEEGLIGGASIDALGTPLGDESLEKARASRAVLLGAVGGPKWDAMPVDTRPERGLLRIRKELGLFANLRPAQVFPALADASSLRPEVVEGIDLLVIRELTGGIYFGEPRGQAIVDGHREARNTMVYDEIEIARIARVAFESAQRRRREVTHVHKANVLEVSQLWMQVVEEVAKDYPDVTLNHQLVDSMAMLLLREPAQYDVVVTGNLFGDILSDEAAMITGSLGMLPSASLGEGGLGLYEPVHGSAPDIAGEDKANPLAAILSAAMLLEHSLDAPDAAAEIRRAVAQVLDEGHRTGDLVGDSGATPVSCTAMGDLVLARLGGA